Proteins encoded by one window of Luteolibacter flavescens:
- a CDS encoding pseudouridine synthase, whose protein sequence is MKLVKLLANLGYGSRSQVESFLRKGVVTDTEGRVLGSRDFPPHAEILFKGEPLDPPAPLTLMFHKPAGYTCSTDDPGDTIYDLLPVRYALRNPVLSPVGRLDKDTTGLLLMTDDGQLLHRLISPKHHVPKTYHVTLDRPIEGHEAALFASGELVLRGEDKPLLPATMEALGEKEARITLEEGRYHQVRRMFAAAGNHVVELKRVSIGGLALPDDLEEGEWRTLGSTELAVAKGG, encoded by the coding sequence ATGAAACTGGTGAAACTCCTCGCGAACCTCGGCTACGGCTCACGCAGCCAGGTCGAAAGCTTCCTGCGCAAGGGCGTGGTGACGGACACGGAGGGCCGCGTGCTCGGCTCCAGGGACTTCCCTCCGCATGCCGAGATCCTCTTCAAGGGCGAACCTCTCGATCCCCCGGCGCCGCTCACGCTGATGTTTCACAAGCCCGCAGGCTACACGTGCAGCACCGATGACCCCGGCGACACGATCTACGACCTGCTGCCTGTGCGTTACGCGCTGCGGAATCCGGTACTGAGCCCCGTGGGCCGCCTCGACAAGGACACCACCGGCCTGCTGCTGATGACGGACGATGGCCAGCTCCTCCACCGCCTGATCAGCCCGAAGCACCACGTGCCGAAGACGTATCACGTCACGCTCGATCGCCCGATCGAGGGCCACGAGGCGGCGCTCTTTGCCAGCGGGGAGCTCGTCCTGCGCGGCGAGGACAAGCCGCTCCTGCCCGCCACCATGGAAGCGCTCGGCGAGAAGGAAGCGCGCATCACGCTGGAGGAAGGCCGCTATCATCAGGTCCGCCGCATGTTCGCCGCCGCGGGGAACCACGTGGTGGAGCTGAAGCGCGTCTCCATCGGCGGACTCGCGCTGCCCGATGACCTCGAGGAAGGTGAGTGGCGCACCCTCGGAAGTACGGAACTCGCCGTAGCAAAGGGCGGGTGA
- a CDS encoding class I SAM-dependent methyltransferase, translating into MSPALETLLLPFSQGEIAVPPRALFLGAEPHPDLVSWPQVTGWQPLKPLADAWEKAGLPRTDAPAGTWPLVLLLPGKSKDETLAAFARAHDLLESGGTLVVSMANTAGAQRFEKELEKATGKVATLSKHKCRAFHAVKDGSWDEAVLAGWRALGTPREVDGFLVEAGVFSADHVDPGSALLAAHLPRNLRGTVADLGAGWGYLAKAVADTNPAVKAVHLYEADARALDCARKNLGEGNFEYHWHDVAAGVPGKYEVIVSNPPFHTGQATDVLLGKTFLGAAAAALRTGGRLLMVANRQLPYEPELEALGLVWRKPVEDSTYKVIFAEKRMTMRSEGGRRGR; encoded by the coding sequence GTGAGCCCCGCCCTGGAGACCCTGCTGCTGCCCTTTTCGCAAGGCGAGATCGCCGTGCCGCCGCGGGCCTTGTTTCTCGGGGCGGAGCCTCATCCGGACCTGGTGTCATGGCCGCAGGTGACCGGCTGGCAACCGCTGAAGCCGCTGGCGGATGCGTGGGAAAAGGCGGGCCTCCCCCGCACGGACGCACCCGCAGGCACGTGGCCGCTGGTGCTGCTGCTGCCGGGCAAGTCGAAGGACGAGACGCTAGCCGCATTCGCGAGGGCGCATGATTTGTTAGAAAGCGGCGGCACCCTGGTCGTCTCGATGGCGAATACCGCGGGAGCGCAGCGCTTCGAGAAGGAGCTGGAGAAAGCGACGGGCAAGGTGGCCACGCTCTCGAAGCACAAGTGCCGCGCCTTTCACGCGGTGAAGGACGGCTCGTGGGATGAGGCCGTCCTCGCCGGGTGGCGCGCGCTGGGCACACCGCGCGAGGTGGATGGCTTTCTCGTCGAGGCCGGTGTCTTCAGCGCGGATCACGTCGATCCCGGCTCGGCCTTGCTCGCCGCGCATCTGCCGAGAAACCTGCGCGGCACCGTGGCCGATCTCGGCGCAGGCTGGGGCTATCTCGCGAAGGCGGTGGCCGACACGAATCCCGCGGTGAAAGCGGTGCACCTCTACGAGGCGGACGCCCGTGCGCTGGACTGCGCGCGGAAGAATCTCGGCGAGGGGAATTTCGAGTACCACTGGCACGATGTCGCCGCCGGAGTGCCGGGCAAGTACGAGGTCATCGTGAGCAATCCACCCTTCCACACCGGACAGGCGACGGATGTCCTGTTAGGGAAGACATTCCTTGGCGCTGCCGCTGCAGCGCTGAGGACGGGCGGGCGCTTGCTGATGGTGGCAAACCGGCAGCTCCCCTACGAGCCGGAGCTTGAAGCGCTCGGGCTGGTCTGGCGCAAGCCCGTGGAGGACTCCACCTACAAGGTAATCTTTGCCGAAAAGCGGATGACCATGAGGTCTGAAGGTGGGCGGCGCGGGCGCTGA
- a CDS encoding nucleoside deaminase, producing MDPFLQAAIAEATTGFSEGGIPIGSVLVRQGIIIGRGHNRRMQQGNPILHGEMDALQNAGRLPAHIYRECTLYTTLSPCPMCTGAILLYGIPRVIVGENQTFMGEEALLRSRGVHVEVVQSPKCVDLMRIFIEANPGVWNEDIGES from the coding sequence ATGGACCCCTTTCTTCAAGCCGCCATCGCGGAAGCGACCACCGGTTTCTCCGAAGGCGGCATCCCCATCGGCAGCGTGCTGGTGCGGCAGGGGATCATCATCGGCCGCGGGCACAACCGACGGATGCAGCAGGGGAATCCCATCCTGCACGGCGAGATGGATGCGCTGCAGAATGCCGGCCGCCTACCCGCGCACATCTACCGCGAGTGCACGCTCTACACCACGCTCTCGCCGTGCCCCATGTGTACCGGCGCGATCCTCCTCTACGGCATCCCCCGGGTTATCGTCGGGGAGAACCAGACCTTCATGGGCGAGGAGGCGCTGCTGCGGAGTCGCGGCGTGCACGTGGAGGTGGTGCAGAGCCCGAAGTGCGTGGATCTGATGCGCATCTTCATCGAGGCCAATCCGGGGGTGTGGAACGAGGATATCGGCGAATCGTGA
- a CDS encoding LOG family protein, with translation MLGTEDPGRAVRARLLYLLFGAGWDIYNSNGDQIITLSNIERKIVEADCFVFTPGATLEDMFKAISIFVGYQTLDQHLSGKPTVILNTDFSWDPFFSVLDHLNKMGTIKQDHRDFLLTAGTPEAVLETLELVREKGVPDPGRHKIGEAKGTSFDTPIPTDYVGNVCVFCSATLEDPAYLADGRELGRLLAVNRLGCVSGAGRSGIMGAVVEGSVGAGGWTAGSNVPHIIELEGLPDGLSSFWLRPDIYTRMEVMIENSNAFVIFPGGAGTVQELLALMIFKRQENELMAGKPVVIFNRPNAAGVRFWDPLIDLLSGMCQPGDFVVANELADILPAITSGLAKREAVPV, from the coding sequence GTGCTCGGAACCGAAGACCCCGGCCGAGCGGTCCGTGCCCGCCTTCTCTACCTGCTCTTCGGTGCAGGGTGGGACATCTACAATTCCAACGGTGACCAGATCATCACGCTCTCGAACATCGAGCGGAAGATCGTGGAGGCGGACTGCTTCGTCTTCACGCCCGGTGCCACGCTGGAGGACATGTTCAAGGCGATCTCCATCTTCGTCGGCTACCAGACGCTGGACCAGCATCTCTCCGGCAAGCCGACGGTGATCCTGAATACGGACTTTTCCTGGGACCCCTTTTTCTCGGTGCTCGATCACCTGAACAAGATGGGCACCATCAAGCAGGATCACCGCGACTTCCTGCTCACCGCGGGGACTCCCGAGGCGGTGTTGGAAACGCTGGAACTCGTCCGCGAGAAAGGGGTGCCAGATCCCGGCCGCCACAAGATCGGCGAGGCGAAGGGCACGTCATTCGACACGCCCATCCCCACGGACTACGTGGGAAACGTGTGCGTCTTCTGCTCAGCCACGCTGGAAGACCCTGCCTATCTCGCGGATGGCCGTGAGCTGGGACGCCTGCTGGCGGTGAACCGCTTGGGCTGCGTCTCCGGTGCCGGCCGCTCCGGCATCATGGGTGCCGTGGTGGAGGGCTCGGTGGGCGCGGGCGGCTGGACCGCGGGGTCGAATGTGCCGCACATCATCGAGCTGGAAGGCCTGCCGGACGGACTCTCCAGCTTCTGGCTGCGGCCGGACATCTACACTCGCATGGAGGTGATGATCGAGAATTCGAATGCCTTCGTGATCTTCCCCGGGGGAGCCGGGACGGTGCAGGAGCTGCTGGCACTGATGATTTTCAAACGCCAGGAAAACGAGCTGATGGCGGGCAAGCCGGTGGTGATCTTCAACCGCCCGAATGCCGCCGGGGTGCGCTTCTGGGACCCGCTGATCGACCTGCTCAGCGGCATGTGCCAGCCCGGGGACTTCGTGGTGGCAAACGAGCTGGCCGACATCCTGCCCGCGATCACCAGCGGCCTCGCGAAGCGGGAAGCCGTGCCGGTCTAA
- a CDS encoding lysophospholipase, with translation MKRISSRAGGSRARTAARLGALLLAPLLLTQCATNYALVADRPEEAVRNETFGYRKWMSAKAEPETVVIGVHGFCGASIDYENLGKRLLKDRPDMAVYAYEVRGQGKDPLKERRGDIDDPELWFSDLAKFSAMVRTKHPDARIVWFGESMGALIVSHAYEQAVAAGEKPPCDAIVLSSPVVKFREDFPKWKKDLVHGIAGVIPTARVSLETMAGGQQVQMTHDTVHSQQAETNSWHIDRHTLRLLVALSDLIDGMPDCARTFSVPTLVLHGGKDFFSSESDVKAFYGNVPKEANRTYKHYPESYHLLMYDDQKDKVIGDVEKWLARLPEAKH, from the coding sequence ATGAAGCGCATTTCCAGCAGAGCCGGTGGCAGCCGGGCACGCACGGCCGCACGGCTGGGCGCGCTGCTTCTCGCGCCCCTCCTGCTCACCCAGTGCGCGACGAATTACGCGCTGGTGGCGGACAGGCCGGAGGAAGCCGTGCGGAATGAAACCTTCGGCTACCGCAAGTGGATGAGCGCGAAAGCCGAGCCGGAGACCGTGGTCATCGGCGTCCACGGCTTTTGCGGAGCCTCCATTGACTACGAGAATCTCGGCAAGCGCCTCCTGAAGGATCGACCTGACATGGCCGTGTATGCCTACGAGGTGCGCGGCCAGGGGAAGGATCCGCTGAAGGAGCGCCGTGGCGACATCGATGATCCGGAGCTGTGGTTCAGCGATCTCGCGAAATTCTCCGCCATGGTGCGCACGAAGCACCCGGACGCACGCATCGTGTGGTTCGGCGAGAGCATGGGCGCGCTCATCGTTTCCCACGCCTACGAGCAGGCTGTCGCCGCCGGGGAAAAGCCGCCGTGCGATGCGATCGTGCTTTCCTCGCCGGTGGTGAAATTCCGCGAGGATTTCCCGAAGTGGAAGAAGGACCTCGTCCACGGCATCGCCGGGGTGATCCCGACGGCCCGCGTCTCGCTGGAGACCATGGCTGGCGGCCAGCAGGTGCAGATGACGCACGATACGGTGCACTCGCAGCAGGCGGAGACGAATTCCTGGCACATCGACCGGCACACGCTTCGCCTGCTCGTGGCGCTCAGCGACCTCATCGATGGCATGCCGGACTGCGCCCGCACCTTCTCCGTGCCGACGCTGGTGCTTCACGGCGGGAAGGACTTCTTCAGCAGCGAATCCGACGTGAAGGCCTTCTACGGCAACGTCCCGAAGGAGGCAAATCGCACCTACAAGCACTATCCCGAGAGCTACCACCTGCTGATGTATGACGATCAGAAGGACAAGGTAATCGGCGACGTGGAAAAGTGGCTCGCCCGGCTTCCGGAGGCAAAGCACTGA
- a CDS encoding NYN domain-containing protein, with translation MPEAPSVTKPLAVLIDADNAQAAVIAAVLTEIAAYGTASVKRIYGNWTSDQLKGWKGPLLEHSIQPIQQFSYTTGKNATDSAMIIDAMDLLYTGRFSGFCLVTSDSDFTRLAARIREQGLLVLGFGEKKTPKPFVAACDKFIYTEVLQTASDTAAGNEVKSKKTGAELGKDRKLVQQILTAIDSATGEESEWASLGLVGTHLSKLMPDFDSRNYGYGKLSELLEAIGSFELSRKDKHVLIRRKSKGG, from the coding sequence ATGCCAGAAGCCCCGTCCGTCACGAAACCGCTCGCAGTGCTAATCGATGCGGACAATGCTCAGGCGGCGGTGATTGCCGCGGTGCTCACTGAGATCGCTGCCTACGGCACCGCGAGCGTGAAGCGGATCTACGGGAACTGGACGTCCGATCAGCTGAAGGGCTGGAAGGGACCGCTTCTCGAGCACTCGATCCAGCCGATCCAGCAGTTCAGCTACACCACCGGCAAGAACGCCACCGACAGCGCAATGATCATCGATGCGATGGACCTGCTCTATACCGGGCGCTTCTCGGGCTTCTGCCTGGTCACCAGCGACAGCGATTTCACGCGACTTGCCGCACGCATCCGCGAGCAAGGTCTGCTAGTGCTGGGCTTCGGGGAAAAGAAGACTCCGAAGCCCTTCGTCGCTGCGTGCGACAAGTTCATTTATACCGAAGTCCTCCAGACTGCATCCGACACCGCCGCGGGCAATGAGGTGAAATCGAAGAAGACGGGAGCCGAGCTGGGCAAGGATCGCAAGCTGGTGCAGCAGATCCTCACGGCCATCGACTCCGCCACGGGCGAGGAGAGCGAGTGGGCATCGCTAGGGCTGGTGGGAACCCACCTCTCCAAGCTCATGCCCGACTTCGACTCGCGGAACTATGGCTACGGCAAGCTGAGCGAACTCTTGGAAGCCATCGGCTCCTTCGAGCTTTCGCGGAAGGACAAGCACGTGCTCATCCGCAGGAAGTCCAAGGGCGGTTGA
- a CDS encoding glutaminase family protein: MKHHSILNPKAVLLAASTLSLTLAHGQLRQAPAGENDVIPPSTPLVACDPYFSIWSPGDTLNGVETTHWTGKQHQLTSLVKIDGQAFRVMGATPLATPALEQKSLTVLPTRTIYTFEGAGVSMSLTFMTPALPDDISLLSRPVTYLSYEFKSTDGKPHDVSVFFGASGELTVNTPDQDVTWNDASADGLAVVRMGSKDQPVLQKKGDDQRIDWGYLYLAAPEGDTAGRAFGAPNELGIAFAGNGLGQQKGAKGEADRADGVGAGLELKSFQVGNDPVSKWAMIAYDDIYAIQFNRKNLRAYWRKDGWEAKDLLAASAKEFAELSKRCEAFDTELMADMEKIGGVKYAKLAALSYRHCFAAGKFVADDNGQPLQFSKENHSNGCIATSDVFYPMAPQFLLLSPSLAKSFLAPFMEYAKSDRWKFPFAPHDLGTYPHANGQVYGGGEKTEHDQMPVEESGNLLLLMAALAQMEGNADYAGLYWSRLEQWAEYLKKEGYDPANQLCTDDFAGHMAHNVNLSAKAICALAAFGKLCDMRGEKEKAAEYTALAKDFAQRWVKEAKDGDHYRLAFDRPGTWSQKYNLVWDKILGLGLFPDEVLRTEMDFYLKKQNAYGLPLDNRRDYTKLDWIVWTASLTQDRSDFEALIAPIIKFVNEGPVRLPMGDWYDTVNARKEGFTARPVVGGVFLPALYHKDLWTKWASRDVTKAKGWAPMPEYIEPVLTTIVPSGIEKDGIVWSYTTDRPEGEWFATGYDDSKWKKGAAGFGAGGPPNAKIRTRWNSSDIWVRREIEMPSSIPDSIQLHVYFDEDIEVFINGVRAAAAGGFVTDLSLVPLLPEGKAALKPGKNVIAVHCKQTTGGQYLDLGIVDVKPGEKKSK; encoded by the coding sequence ATGAAACACCATTCCATCCTCAACCCGAAGGCCGTGCTGCTGGCTGCCAGCACCCTGAGCCTCACGCTGGCGCACGGCCAGCTCCGCCAAGCCCCGGCGGGTGAAAACGATGTCATCCCGCCCTCGACGCCGCTGGTCGCCTGCGACCCGTATTTCAGCATCTGGTCGCCCGGCGACACGCTGAATGGCGTGGAGACCACCCACTGGACGGGCAAGCAGCACCAGCTCACCAGCCTGGTGAAGATCGATGGCCAGGCCTTCCGCGTGATGGGTGCCACCCCGCTCGCCACCCCGGCGCTGGAGCAAAAGAGCCTCACCGTGCTGCCCACGCGCACGATCTACACCTTCGAGGGTGCGGGCGTCTCCATGTCGCTCACCTTCATGACCCCGGCGCTGCCGGACGATATCAGCCTGCTTTCCCGCCCGGTCACGTATCTCTCGTATGAGTTCAAGTCCACGGACGGGAAGCCGCACGACGTGTCCGTGTTCTTCGGCGCTTCCGGCGAGCTGACGGTGAATACGCCGGACCAGGACGTGACGTGGAATGATGCCAGCGCCGACGGCCTGGCCGTGGTCCGCATGGGATCGAAGGACCAGCCCGTCCTCCAGAAGAAGGGCGATGACCAGCGCATCGACTGGGGCTACCTTTATCTCGCCGCCCCGGAGGGCGATACCGCCGGGCGTGCCTTTGGCGCGCCGAATGAACTCGGCATCGCCTTCGCGGGCAATGGCCTTGGCCAGCAGAAAGGTGCCAAGGGCGAGGCAGATCGCGCCGATGGCGTGGGTGCTGGCCTGGAGCTGAAGTCCTTCCAGGTGGGCAATGACCCCGTCTCGAAGTGGGCGATGATCGCCTATGACGACATCTACGCGATCCAGTTCAACCGCAAGAACCTCCGCGCCTATTGGCGGAAGGACGGCTGGGAGGCAAAGGACCTGCTCGCCGCTTCCGCAAAGGAATTCGCCGAGCTGAGCAAGCGCTGCGAAGCCTTCGACACCGAGCTGATGGCAGACATGGAAAAGATCGGCGGCGTGAAATACGCGAAGCTCGCCGCGCTGTCCTACCGCCACTGCTTTGCCGCCGGCAAGTTCGTCGCCGATGACAATGGTCAGCCGCTGCAGTTCTCGAAGGAGAACCACTCGAACGGCTGCATCGCCACGTCGGATGTCTTTTACCCCATGGCCCCGCAGTTCCTGCTGCTGAGCCCGTCGCTGGCGAAGTCCTTCCTCGCGCCCTTCATGGAGTATGCGAAGAGCGACCGCTGGAAATTCCCCTTCGCCCCGCACGATCTGGGTACCTATCCGCACGCAAATGGCCAGGTCTATGGCGGCGGTGAAAAGACCGAGCACGACCAGATGCCCGTGGAGGAAAGCGGCAATCTGCTCCTGCTGATGGCCGCCCTCGCCCAGATGGAGGGAAATGCCGACTACGCGGGCCTCTACTGGAGCCGCCTGGAGCAATGGGCGGAATACCTCAAGAAGGAAGGCTACGACCCGGCGAACCAGCTCTGCACCGACGACTTCGCCGGTCACATGGCGCACAATGTGAACCTCAGCGCGAAGGCCATCTGCGCCCTCGCCGCCTTTGGCAAGCTCTGCGACATGCGCGGGGAAAAGGAGAAGGCTGCGGAATACACCGCGCTCGCGAAGGACTTCGCCCAGCGCTGGGTGAAGGAAGCGAAGGACGGTGACCACTACCGCCTCGCCTTTGACCGCCCGGGCACCTGGAGCCAGAAGTACAACCTCGTCTGGGACAAGATCCTCGGCCTCGGCCTCTTCCCCGATGAAGTCCTCCGCACCGAGATGGACTTCTACCTGAAGAAGCAGAATGCCTACGGCCTGCCGCTCGACAACCGCCGCGACTACACGAAGCTCGACTGGATCGTCTGGACGGCTTCGCTCACGCAGGATCGCTCGGATTTCGAAGCCCTCATCGCGCCCATCATCAAGTTCGTGAACGAAGGCCCGGTCCGCCTGCCGATGGGTGACTGGTATGACACCGTGAACGCGCGGAAGGAGGGCTTCACCGCTCGCCCCGTGGTCGGCGGCGTCTTCCTGCCCGCCCTCTATCACAAGGACCTGTGGACGAAGTGGGCGAGCCGCGACGTGACCAAGGCGAAGGGCTGGGCCCCGATGCCCGAGTACATCGAGCCGGTCCTCACCACCATCGTGCCCAGCGGCATCGAGAAGGACGGCATCGTCTGGAGCTACACGACCGACCGCCCCGAGGGCGAGTGGTTCGCCACCGGCTACGATGACTCGAAGTGGAAGAAGGGTGCCGCGGGCTTCGGCGCCGGCGGTCCGCCGAATGCGAAGATCCGTACCCGCTGGAACAGCTCCGACATCTGGGTCCGCCGCGAGATCGAGATGCCATCCAGCATTCCGGACAGCATCCAGCTCCACGTTTACTTCGACGAGGACATCGAGGTCTTCATCAATGGCGTGCGCGCTGCCGCCGCCGGTGGCTTCGTGACGGACCTCTCGCTCGTGCCGCTCCTCCCCGAGGGCAAGGCCGCGCTGAAGCCTGGCAAGAACGTCATCGCCGTCCACTGCAAGCAGACCACCGGGGGCCAGTACCTCGACCTCGGCATCGTGGACGTGAAACCCGGCGAGAAGAAGAGCAAGTAA
- a CDS encoding SAM-dependent methyltransferase has protein sequence MTTTPWLIRIPDVFAPFAPQILEGLGARPRKALGSDYHLVDLADPSALEDSEWSIFIRWALPVDHAWPCCPQKMDGFVEKAAQGILKKFGDRAPQAIFTGPLLPGAPHPYYKHLATNLRGRVLQLFPTLPVADVESQDPEAGTLFALVGKEGLYCGIRSPREANGFYPGGTKFIRQSEAISRAGAKIAEALHYLKLHRPDLPAGAHWLELGASPGGMTAELLDRGYRVTAIDKAALDARLDRAPGLTFVRGDVDTFQPKGEFDALLCDMNGDPRGSLRQVVRLSKSLRPGGKIVFTLKAAGADTPGEMLELLRAAEAYATASGLELIARTHLTYNRQEFTLFFEVG, from the coding sequence GTGACGACTACGCCCTGGCTCATCCGCATTCCCGATGTCTTCGCGCCCTTCGCGCCGCAGATCCTGGAGGGGCTGGGGGCCAGGCCGCGGAAGGCGCTGGGCAGCGACTACCATCTGGTGGACCTGGCCGATCCCTCGGCGCTCGAGGACTCGGAGTGGTCCATTTTCATCCGCTGGGCGCTGCCGGTGGACCATGCGTGGCCGTGCTGCCCGCAGAAGATGGACGGCTTCGTGGAAAAGGCCGCGCAGGGCATCCTGAAGAAATTCGGCGACCGCGCCCCGCAGGCGATCTTCACCGGGCCGCTGCTGCCCGGCGCGCCGCATCCCTACTACAAGCATCTCGCGACGAATCTCCGCGGGCGCGTGCTCCAGCTCTTCCCCACGCTGCCGGTGGCGGACGTGGAGTCGCAGGATCCGGAGGCGGGGACGCTTTTCGCGCTGGTGGGGAAGGAAGGCCTCTACTGCGGCATCCGCAGCCCGCGGGAGGCGAATGGCTTCTACCCCGGCGGGACGAAATTCATCCGCCAGAGCGAGGCCATCAGCCGGGCCGGGGCGAAGATCGCCGAGGCGCTGCACTACCTGAAGCTCCACCGGCCGGACCTGCCCGCAGGAGCGCATTGGCTGGAGCTGGGTGCCAGCCCGGGCGGCATGACGGCGGAGCTGCTCGACCGCGGCTATCGCGTCACGGCCATCGACAAGGCGGCGCTGGATGCCCGGCTCGACCGCGCCCCGGGCCTCACTTTCGTCCGCGGGGATGTGGACACCTTCCAGCCGAAGGGTGAATTCGACGCCCTGCTCTGCGACATGAATGGCGACCCGCGCGGCTCGCTGCGGCAGGTGGTGCGGCTCTCGAAAAGCCTGCGGCCCGGCGGGAAGATCGTCTTCACCCTGAAAGCCGCCGGGGCGGACACGCCCGGCGAGATGCTGGAACTGCTGCGCGCCGCCGAAGCCTACGCCACGGCCTCCGGGCTGGAACTCATCGCCAGGACGCACCTCACCTACAACCGCCAGGAATTCACGCTCTTCTTCGAGGTGGGGTGA
- a CDS encoding EF-hand domain-containing protein, whose amino-acid sequence MKPVSALLCLAAALVSTSCFTGKSAQASTVTPEQSFKAADLDGDGKVSRAEYDSYLIGEMFARYDKDKDSVITEKEFVSNGGTKEGFYKVNTSGTGKITLHEARSSAAVKKTLAAPFKEADTNGDGQVTLAEFRISREKTLDYVR is encoded by the coding sequence ATGAAACCCGTATCCGCACTCCTCTGCCTCGCCGCCGCCCTCGTCTCCACGAGCTGCTTCACCGGGAAATCCGCCCAGGCCTCGACCGTCACGCCCGAGCAGTCCTTCAAGGCCGCCGATCTGGATGGCGATGGCAAGGTCTCGCGCGCGGAGTATGACTCCTACCTCATCGGCGAGATGTTCGCCCGCTACGATAAGGACAAGGACTCGGTGATCACCGAGAAGGAATTCGTCTCGAATGGCGGCACCAAGGAAGGCTTCTACAAGGTGAACACCAGCGGCACCGGCAAGATCACCCTGCACGAGGCCCGCTCCAGTGCCGCGGTGAAGAAGACCCTCGCCGCGCCCTTCAAGGAGGCCGACACGAATGGCGACGGCCAGGTGACGCTGGCGGAATTCCGCATCTCGCGCGAAAAGACGCTCGATTACGTCCGCTAA
- a CDS encoding ferredoxin, giving the protein MADRTEKHPGNVPGPYYNDTSCIDCDYCREIAPQVFRRDDEEGLSYVWHQPVSPEEQALARKAMEGCPTETIGCDG; this is encoded by the coding sequence ATGGCCGACCGAACCGAAAAGCATCCGGGCAATGTCCCCGGTCCATATTACAATGACACCTCCTGCATCGACTGCGACTACTGCCGGGAGATCGCCCCGCAGGTCTTCCGCCGGGATGACGAGGAGGGCCTGAGCTATGTCTGGCATCAGCCGGTCTCGCCGGAGGAGCAGGCACTCGCCCGGAAGGCGATGGAAGGGTGCCCTACTGAGACTATCGGTTGCGATGGGTGA
- a CDS encoding LysR family transcriptional regulator translates to MNEPSLPAIDLHGLHLVRLVAAHGGMTAAAKAAGLSQSALTRQIQLIESRLGVTLFQRTTRRVTLTPAGSLLLRETEAVPGIMAGALRRLGEEFHGHARKIRIGFSRSVSLAHLPGVLHGFVRRHPEVTVTVSHHAGSKLVEDVADSRLDVGVLCPPSRLPAGVEVTHRIADSFAIIAPHGHSVPAVAADRREWRSWAEAQAWIHPPAGTRSRACIDAWWEKRGAAISPAMELDSFDMAIHLVALGLGTACVPRRAVSTFARKRRLQRVRLPEPLARELVVIVPQRGSVPDHIRDFVGSILF, encoded by the coding sequence ATGAATGAGCCTTCACTCCCGGCCATCGATCTCCACGGGCTGCACCTCGTGCGGCTGGTGGCTGCACACGGCGGGATGACTGCCGCGGCGAAGGCTGCGGGGCTTTCACAAAGCGCGCTGACGCGGCAGATCCAGCTCATCGAGTCGCGGCTGGGCGTGACGCTTTTCCAGCGCACCACACGGCGGGTGACGCTGACCCCTGCCGGAAGCCTACTGCTGCGGGAAACGGAGGCCGTGCCAGGCATCATGGCCGGGGCACTGAGGCGGCTCGGCGAGGAATTCCACGGCCATGCGAGGAAGATCCGCATCGGATTTTCCCGCAGTGTCTCGCTGGCCCACCTGCCCGGCGTGCTGCACGGCTTCGTCCGCCGCCACCCGGAGGTCACCGTGACGGTCTCCCATCACGCGGGGTCAAAGCTGGTGGAAGACGTGGCCGACTCCCGGCTGGACGTGGGCGTTCTTTGCCCGCCATCGCGGCTGCCTGCGGGAGTGGAAGTCACCCACCGTATCGCCGACTCCTTTGCGATCATCGCACCACACGGGCATTCCGTCCCGGCGGTCGCTGCCGACCGCAGGGAATGGCGGAGCTGGGCAGAGGCGCAGGCATGGATCCATCCGCCCGCCGGCACCCGGTCGCGCGCTTGCATCGACGCATGGTGGGAGAAGCGCGGCGCGGCCATCTCCCCGGCGATGGAGCTGGATAGCTTTGACATGGCCATCCACCTCGTGGCGCTGGGCCTCGGCACGGCGTGCGTGCCGCGCCGGGCGGTGAGCACCTTCGCCCGCAAGCGCCGCCTCCAGCGCGTGCGCCTGCCGGAGCCGCTGGCCCGCGAACTGGTCGTCATCGTCCCGCAGCGCGGCTCGGTGCCGGACCACATCCGCGACTTCGTCGGCAGCATCCTTTTCTGA
- a CDS encoding RNA recognition motif domain-containing protein, whose protein sequence is MIILIRNIDRNITEEHVRRMLDQYGKVKTFDLVIDKVTGKSKGFGFADMPSIDQAEQMIKGLNGTQLGGEKLRVKRAAASSLLGTHEPRPKTVEKKRHFAKKAAKKTARKAAKKAPRKFTAKRAPRRED, encoded by the coding sequence ATGATCATCCTCATCCGCAACATCGACCGCAACATCACCGAAGAACACGTCCGCCGGATGCTCGACCAGTACGGGAAGGTGAAGACCTTCGATCTGGTGATCGACAAGGTGACCGGGAAGTCGAAGGGCTTCGGCTTCGCCGACATGCCGTCGATCGACCAGGCGGAGCAGATGATCAAGGGCCTGAACGGCACCCAGCTCGGCGGCGAGAAGCTGCGGGTGAAGCGCGCCGCGGCCTCCTCGCTGCTCGGGACCCATGAACCGCGCCCGAAGACGGTGGAAAAGAAGCGCCACTTCGCCAAAAAGGCGGCGAAGAAGACCGCCCGGAAAGCCGCCAAGAAAGCCCCGCGGAAATTCACCGCCAAGCGCGCGCCGCGGCGGGAAGATTGA